One window of Flavobacterium dauae genomic DNA carries:
- the hemL gene encoding glutamate-1-semialdehyde 2,1-aminomutase: protein MIYQRSSELFVEAQKYIPGGVNSPVRAFKSVGGTPIFVKKAKGAYLYDEDDKRYIDYINSWGPMILGHAYQPVVDAVIEKTKLGTSFGTPTEIETEIAKLAVSMVPNIDKIRFVNSGTEACMSAVRLARGYTKREKIIKFRGCYHGHSDSFLIAAGSGLSTFGVPSSPGVTKGTAQDTLLADYNNIDSVKALFKTNKNGIACIIVEPVAGNMGCVPPVNNFLQELRELCDANGTLLIFDEVMTGFRLAKGGAQELFNINADIVCFGKVIGGGLPVGAFAARNEIMDYLAPVGPVYQAGTLSGNPLAMAAGLAMLQAINTDTELFHRLEEKTAYLEAGLRKVLTENKKTFVINRVGSMISVFFCENAVENYEDAAKADTPEFKAFFHGLLERGIYISPSSYETWFITDALSYEDLDETIQAVAEVTK from the coding sequence ATGATTTACCAAAGAAGTAGCGAATTATTCGTTGAAGCACAAAAATATATACCGGGAGGAGTAAATTCGCCTGTTCGTGCGTTTAAATCGGTCGGTGGAACGCCCATTTTCGTTAAAAAAGCAAAAGGAGCTTATTTATATGACGAAGACGATAAACGCTATATTGATTACATTAACTCGTGGGGTCCAATGATTTTAGGGCACGCATATCAACCGGTTGTTGATGCCGTAATTGAAAAAACAAAATTGGGAACATCGTTTGGAACTCCGACAGAAATAGAAACCGAAATTGCAAAATTAGCGGTTTCAATGGTCCCGAATATTGATAAAATCAGATTTGTAAATTCAGGAACCGAAGCTTGTATGAGTGCGGTTCGCTTGGCAAGAGGCTATACAAAACGTGAAAAAATAATCAAGTTCCGCGGTTGTTATCACGGACATTCCGATTCGTTTTTAATTGCAGCAGGTAGTGGACTTTCTACTTTTGGTGTTCCTTCAAGTCCCGGAGTTACCAAAGGAACAGCACAAGATACCTTGTTGGCAGATTATAATAACATCGATTCGGTAAAAGCGTTATTTAAAACCAATAAAAACGGAATTGCCTGTATTATTGTAGAACCGGTTGCCGGAAATATGGGATGTGTACCGCCTGTAAATAATTTCTTACAAGAACTACGTGAATTGTGTGATGCGAATGGAACTTTATTGATTTTTGATGAAGTAATGACCGGTTTCCGTTTGGCAAAAGGTGGTGCACAAGAATTGTTCAACATTAATGCTGATATTGTTTGTTTTGGAAAAGTCATCGGTGGCGGATTGCCGGTAGGTGCTTTTGCTGCACGCAACGAAATTATGGATTATTTGGCTCCTGTCGGACCGGTTTACCAGGCGGGAACCTTATCGGGGAATCCGTTGGCAATGGCAGCCGGGTTGGCAATGTTGCAAGCGATCAATACTGACACCGAACTATTTCATCGATTAGAAGAAAAAACTGCTTATCTAGAAGCTGGTTTAAGAAAAGTTTTAACCGAAAATAAAAAAACATTTGTGATTAACAGAGTGGGTTCTATGATTTCGGTTTTCTTCTGCGAAAATGCTGTTGAAAATTACGAAGATGCGGCCAAAGCAGACACTCCGGAATTTAAAGCATTTTTCCACGGATTGCTGGAACGCGGAATTTACATTTCACCATCTTCTTACGAAACCTGGTTTATCACCGATGCTTTGAGTTATGAAGATTTAGACGAAACCATACAGGCAGTAGCTGAAGTAACAAAATAA
- a CDS encoding 1-aminocyclopropane-1-carboxylate deaminase/D-cysteine desulfhydrase, translating to MIQPQQQSFNQKIEVSNNFGIEVYVKREDVLHNEISGNKFRKLKYNLLEAQKLGFVKLLTFGGAYSNHIAAVAAAGKEFGFETIGVIRGDELVDKYLENPTLKKASENGMQFEFVTRTQYRDKNNATFLNQLEEKFGDFYLIPEGGTNDLAVKGCKEILTDNDKMFDFICCAVGTGGTISGIINSSYEHQKVLGFPALKGDFLFQDIQKYAENGQWNLVTDYHFGGYAKINDELKQFMKQFFKKYLITLDPVYTSKLFFGVINLISKGYFKPNSKILIIHTGGLQGLQSNIAEI from the coding sequence ATGATACAGCCACAACAACAATCCTTCAATCAAAAAATAGAAGTGTCAAATAATTTTGGGATCGAAGTTTATGTAAAAAGAGAAGATGTGCTGCATAACGAAATTTCGGGCAATAAATTCCGCAAACTAAAATATAATTTACTTGAAGCTCAAAAATTGGGTTTTGTAAAGTTATTAACTTTTGGCGGAGCGTATTCTAATCACATTGCAGCAGTTGCGGCAGCCGGTAAAGAATTTGGTTTTGAAACAATCGGAGTAATTCGTGGTGATGAATTGGTCGATAAATATCTGGAAAATCCTACATTAAAAAAAGCATCAGAAAACGGAATGCAGTTTGAATTTGTTACCAGAACACAATATCGCGATAAAAATAATGCAACGTTTTTAAATCAACTGGAAGAGAAATTTGGCGATTTTTACTTGATTCCCGAAGGTGGAACAAACGATTTGGCAGTTAAAGGATGTAAAGAAATTTTAACCGATAATGACAAAATGTTCGATTTTATCTGTTGTGCCGTTGGTACAGGCGGAACTATTTCGGGAATTATCAATTCGTCTTACGAACATCAAAAAGTTTTGGGATTTCCTGCTTTAAAAGGCGATTTTCTGTTTCAGGATATTCAAAAATATGCAGAAAATGGTCAGTGGAATTTGGTAACTGATTATCATTTTGGAGGTTACGCAAAGATAAATGATGAACTGAAACAGTTTATGAAACAATTTTTTAAAAAATATTTAATAACTTTGGATCCAGTTTATACATCGAAGTTGTTTTTTGGTGTAATTAATTTGATATCAAAAGGTTATTTTAAACCTAATTCAAAAATATTAATAATTCATACAGGAGGTTTACAAGGGCTTCAATCTAACATTGCTGAAATATGA
- a CDS encoding lysozyme inhibitor LprI family protein produces MKKLFTIIMIVFSVMIYGQANNIHQIDKELEDCLNLEENYRTKGMLDCINSATTKWDVELNKTYKKLLSLLTVEQKEKLKIAQRKWIEYRDKEIEFSIQTYSDMQGTMWIPVSAQTKMDLTRQRTIDLENYIVNLTIGN; encoded by the coding sequence ATGAAAAAGTTGTTTACAATAATAATGATTGTTTTTTCTGTAATGATTTATGGACAGGCTAACAATATTCATCAAATCGATAAAGAATTAGAAGATTGTCTTAATTTAGAAGAAAATTATAGAACTAAAGGAATGTTAGATTGTATAAATTCTGCAACGACAAAGTGGGATGTTGAATTGAACAAGACATATAAAAAATTATTGAGCCTATTGACAGTTGAACAAAAAGAAAAATTAAAAATTGCTCAAAGAAAGTGGATTGAATATAGAGATAAGGAAATTGAATTTTCAATTCAGACTTATTCTGATATGCAAGGAACAATGTGGATTCCTGTTTCAGCCCAAACAAAGATGGATTTAACAAGACAAAGAACTATTGATCTTGAAAACTATATAGTTAATTTGACTATTGGTAACTAA
- a CDS encoding outer membrane beta-barrel protein → MKNLLLICTLLCANFIFAQKIELKGKVISEDKKTIEAATIYLSSKKDSTLIDYTITDVSGNFKMPIKKIEEPTFITISNIGFEDFSQDFETIKESIDFGTITLNPGSDVLDELVITTDAAPIRIKKDTLEFNAASFKVRPDATVKELLEQLPGVEVGDDGKIKVNGKEVNNVLVNGKPFFGADGKVAIENLPKDIINKVQITDSKTKEEKLTGASSDGESKTINLTIDEDKNKGLFGRFIAGYGTDDRYESSMLFNYFKGDFKVSVLGASNNINSTGFSTNEIFDNMSGGRNSYYTSSSDDGSYSLNGMQFGGGKGIYQTDMIGVNYSDNWGKKNKVSMNYLFNEVENNNTNKTRMENLLPDNRYITESESKLKSKTGNHTFNYDIEMELDSLTTLTIVPNIKNTNSTSRNSGFSETRNEMGELLNKSNNTDFLSVDNTIFSNEFLVARRFKRKGRSLSIGFNNENRKNTTDQLKDAAAYFYQTNLPEDIRNQSINTKSHTDAYTVNVVYREPIAPKQTLTFTFNNTWTNEYQGRATYDFNTATGNYNNYNNLLSFQNTLKGVKTAPSVGYQINGEKYFFSINSGTTINNYDVSSLYNNERYLNQRLDILPSVRTYGNYRIGKSMSIYANYSYTETSPYMAQLLEYVDLSSTLSTTQGNKDLKTSTQHSFYLGFNNYDWQSRSGYYLYAGGSYNARSIGMVSTFDENYFSTITYTNINDTYYYWSGINYSKDFKLSDKNKLSIAAGLDFNGDKNKGIQNNIWYTSNNISLKPEVSVTLDLNKKLILKPSYSYDINYMKYDNLPIQKTNYFVHNAGFMATAYWPKNVVFGSDVMYQYNSNIANGFKKDYLLWNASLGYNFLNERFLAKVKIYDILNQNQSVRRTASPTSIYDTQDIILKQYVMFSLTYKLEKFAGKKKSRFNIDED, encoded by the coding sequence ATGAAAAACCTACTGCTTATTTGCACGCTCTTATGTGCTAATTTTATTTTTGCTCAAAAAATTGAATTAAAAGGCAAAGTAATTTCAGAAGACAAAAAAACAATAGAGGCAGCTACTATTTATCTCTCTTCCAAAAAAGATTCCACCTTAATTGATTATACCATTACCGATGTTTCAGGAAATTTTAAAATGCCTATTAAAAAGATCGAAGAACCAACTTTTATCACAATTTCTAATATTGGTTTCGAAGATTTTTCGCAAGATTTTGAAACCATTAAAGAAAGTATCGATTTTGGAACCATTACTTTAAATCCGGGAAGTGATGTTTTAGACGAACTGGTAATTACTACCGATGCAGCACCTATCCGTATTAAAAAAGATACGTTAGAATTTAATGCAGCTTCGTTTAAAGTACGACCAGATGCTACCGTAAAAGAGCTTTTAGAGCAATTACCCGGTGTTGAGGTAGGCGATGATGGAAAAATAAAAGTAAATGGTAAAGAAGTTAATAATGTATTGGTTAACGGAAAACCTTTTTTTGGCGCCGACGGAAAAGTTGCTATTGAAAACCTACCTAAAGACATTATCAACAAGGTACAAATTACCGATAGTAAAACAAAAGAAGAAAAACTTACAGGGGCATCATCAGACGGTGAAAGCAAAACCATTAACTTAACCATTGATGAGGATAAAAACAAAGGACTCTTTGGGCGTTTTATAGCAGGTTACGGAACTGATGACAGATATGAATCGTCTATGTTGTTTAACTATTTTAAAGGCGATTTTAAAGTAAGTGTGTTAGGGGCATCTAACAACATCAACTCAACCGGATTTTCTACAAATGAAATATTCGATAATATGTCGGGTGGACGTAACAGTTATTATACTTCTTCATCCGATGATGGATCGTACAGTTTAAATGGTATGCAGTTTGGCGGCGGTAAAGGAATTTATCAAACCGATATGATTGGCGTTAACTATAGCGATAACTGGGGTAAAAAAAATAAGGTTAGTATGAACTATTTGTTTAACGAGGTAGAGAATAACAATACCAACAAAACGCGTATGGAGAATTTATTGCCCGATAACCGCTACATAACCGAATCAGAATCAAAGTTAAAATCAAAAACAGGCAACCATACCTTTAATTATGATATTGAGATGGAGCTAGATTCGCTAACCACTTTAACCATTGTGCCAAACATTAAAAACACTAATAGTACTAGCAGAAACAGTGGTTTTAGCGAAACACGTAACGAAATGGGCGAACTATTGAACAAAAGCAATAATACCGATTTTTTAAGTGTTGATAATACAATTTTTAGTAATGAGTTTTTAGTGGCACGCCGTTTTAAACGCAAAGGGCGTAGTTTAAGCATAGGTTTTAATAACGAAAACAGAAAAAATACAACCGATCAGTTAAAAGATGCGGCGGCTTATTTCTATCAAACCAATTTGCCCGAAGATATTCGTAACCAAAGCATTAATACTAAAAGCCATACCGATGCTTATACCGTAAATGTGGTGTATCGCGAGCCTATTGCACCTAAACAAACGTTAACTTTTACGTTTAACAATACCTGGACTAATGAATACCAAGGGCGTGCTACTTACGATTTTAATACTGCTACTGGTAATTATAATAACTACAATAACTTATTATCGTTCCAAAATACTTTAAAAGGGGTTAAAACAGCTCCATCGGTAGGGTATCAAATCAACGGTGAAAAGTATTTTTTTAGCATAAACAGTGGTACTACTATTAATAACTATGATGTATCATCGCTTTACAATAACGAACGCTATTTAAACCAACGTTTAGATATTTTACCAAGTGTACGTACGTATGGTAACTACCGTATTGGTAAATCAATGAGTATTTATGCCAATTACTCGTACACAGAAACCAGTCCTTATATGGCACAGTTGTTAGAATATGTAGATTTATCAAGCACTTTATCAACCACACAAGGTAATAAAGATCTTAAAACAAGTACGCAACACAGTTTTTACTTAGGTTTTAATAACTATGACTGGCAATCGCGTTCGGGTTACTATTTATATGCCGGTGGTAGCTATAATGCAAGAAGTATAGGTATGGTAAGCACTTTCGATGAAAACTATTTTAGCACTATAACTTACACCAATATTAACGATACGTATTACTATTGGTCGGGTATTAATTATAGTAAAGATTTTAAGTTAAGTGATAAAAACAAACTAAGTATTGCCGCTGGTTTAGATTTTAATGGCGATAAAAACAAAGGAATACAAAATAATATTTGGTACACATCTAACAACATCTCTTTAAAGCCCGAGGTTAGCGTTACCTTAGATTTAAACAAAAAACTTATCCTAAAACCAAGCTATAGTTATGATATTAACTATATGAAATACGATAATTTGCCTATACAAAAAACCAATTACTTTGTTCATAACGCAGGATTTATGGCAACAGCGTACTGGCCTAAGAATGTAGTTTTTGGTAGTGATGTTATGTATCAATACAACTCTAACATTGCCAATGGTTTTAAAAAAGATTATTTATTGTGGAACGCCAGTTTAGGATATAATTTCTTAAACGAACGTTTCTTGGCTAAAGTTAAGATATATGATATTTTAAACCAAAACCAAAGTGTACGCCGTACCGCATCACCAACCAGTATTTACGATACGCAAGACATTATTTTGAAGCAATACGTAATGTTTTCTTTAACTTACAAACTAGAAAAATTTGCAGGAAAGAAGAAAAGCAGATTTAATATTGATGAAGACTAA
- a CDS encoding glucosaminidase domain-containing protein → MKKVLSVLFTGLILMSCSAAHNTKVKEKIAKEYGNGNGNNKKKVVVKKTSETVKENKAVVEKPTITKPRKPLLEQNDTEVLIATSKVNVSKNTVEDYINLYSGAAMQSMKTYGIPASIKLAQGILESGSGNGTLCRTANNHFGIKCKEEWTGETVSYTDDAPDECFRKYHSALESYNDHSEFLANRVYYKNLFTLDKSDYSAWAKGLKKAGYATDPKYAQKLIDIIERYKLYEYDQKVLGSNDQFVQPETDEVVATNFGTQSQTYTVQAGDTLFAICRKFNSTVDNLKQLNNLSGNVLSIGQILKVN, encoded by the coding sequence ATGAAGAAAGTATTATCCGTACTATTTACAGGATTGATTTTAATGAGTTGCAGTGCGGCTCATAATACAAAAGTAAAAGAAAAGATTGCCAAAGAATACGGAAATGGAAATGGTAATAATAAGAAAAAAGTAGTTGTAAAAAAAACATCGGAAACTGTAAAAGAAAACAAAGCTGTTGTTGAAAAACCAACAATAACAAAACCCCGCAAACCCCTTTTAGAACAAAATGACACCGAAGTTTTAATAGCAACTTCAAAAGTAAATGTTTCAAAAAATACCGTTGAAGATTATATAAATTTATACTCTGGTGCTGCAATGCAAAGTATGAAAACGTACGGAATTCCGGCAAGTATTAAGTTGGCTCAGGGAATTTTAGAATCGGGTTCGGGCAACGGAACGTTGTGCAGAACGGCAAATAACCATTTTGGCATTAAATGCAAAGAAGAATGGACAGGCGAAACGGTTTCTTATACCGATGATGCGCCAGATGAATGCTTTAGAAAATACCATTCGGCTTTAGAATCTTACAACGATCATTCTGAATTTTTGGCGAACAGAGTCTATTACAAAAATTTGTTTACATTAGATAAAAGCGATTATTCTGCCTGGGCAAAAGGATTAAAAAAAGCCGGTTATGCCACCGATCCAAAATATGCACAAAAATTAATAGACATTATAGAACGTTATAAATTGTATGAATACGATCAAAAAGTTTTGGGTTCAAACGATCAGTTTGTTCAACCTGAAACAGATGAAGTTGTAGCAACAAACTTTGGAACTCAATCACAAACTTATACCGTTCAGGCAGGTGATACGTTGTTTGCAATTTGTCGGAAATTTAATTCAACCGTTGATAATTTAAAACAGTTGAATAATTTGTCTGGTAATGTTCTGTCTATTGGACAGATTTTAAAAGTGAATTAA